The DNA sequence TGATCAAGGTTATTCAAACGGAGACCAGCGGGGCTGTCAGGGCTATGGAAGAGGGGGTCCGGGAGGTGGAAGGGGGGACTGCCGTGGCTGGCAAGTCGCAGCATGCCCTGCACGAGATACAGGAACAGGTTAATTCCGTTTCGCTCCAGATCAGCCAGATTGCCACGGCAGCCGAAGAGCAGACGGCCACCACCGAACAGATCAGCAGCAATATCCAGCATATAACCCTGCTTGTCCAGGATACGGCAAAAGGTTCCCACGAGTGCGCAGATTCGGCCTCACGGCTTGCCGGATTGGCCGACGGCCTTCAAGCCGTTGTCAATCGTTTCAGGCTGGCCTGACGGTAGCGTTGTCGGGAGAAATCGGGCAATAGTAGAACAAAAGCCAATGGCAGCCGCTGGCCGCCATGGGCTTTTGTGTGGTGGGCCGATGTCGATAAGCGAGGTCAGCGTAACGGATCGAAGAGGTATTCCAGACCGTTGGCCTTGATCTCATAAATGGTCCGCAGCTGGTCGCCCAGTTTGCCCTGGGGAAAACCCTGCTGGCCGAACCAGACCACGTAGGGCTCGGGCAGGTCGATCAAGAGCCGCCCCTGGTATTTGCCGAAGGGCATGCGGGCTTCCGCCAAATCGAGCAATTTCTGCGGATCAAAGAGTTGTACCGATGTGTCCATAGTTTACTCCAGTTCTGTGAGCCGGGCGCTGAACGCCGCCATGGTTTTGGCCTTGCGGAGCTGCCGGACCGCCTTGTCAAAGTCGGCATCGTCAAAGGTTGCCAGCACCCCCTTGACCTTGTTCAGGACCTGGGTCTCCCCGCAGAACAGCTCTCCGTAACGGGCCAGAAGCTCCTTGAGGTATCGTTGCAGCATGGCTGCCCGTTCGGCCTTGGCCGGTTCGGCAGGGGCGCTGCCGCGCAACCGTTGGAACAGCAGCGGGTCGGCAATGGCACCCCTGCCCAGCATGAGGCCGACGGCGCCGCTTTCCTCCAGCAGGCGGGTCCCGTCGGCGGCCGTGCGGATATCCCCATTGGCGACGACCGGCAACCGGGTCTGCCGCACTACGCGGGCGGTGATGCCGTGGTCCGCCGCTCCCCGGTATTCCTGGATCACCGTGCGGGGATGCAGCACGAGGAAATCAACGCCGGCGGCTTCGAAGAGGGGGAGCAGTTCGAAGATTTGATTGGGATCGTCATAGCCGGCGCGGAGCTTGATGGAAAAACCGCCCCTAATGGCGTTGCGCAGGGCGAAGATGATCTCCTCCAGCAGTTCGGGGCGTTGCAGCATGCCGCCGCCGGTCAGGCCGCTGGTCATCCTCCCGTAGGGGCAGCCCAGGTTGAGATTGATATGCGCGGCCCCGGCGGCCTGGGCGGAGCGGGCGGCGGAGACCAGGGCCTCGCAGCCGTGACCGATCAACTGCACCACCAAGGGGACGCCCCCCTCCTGAGGAGCGATCTCGCGCAGGTCGGTGGCCGAGAGTCGGCGTACCGGGGCGGCGGCATTGACCCGCATGAATTCGGTAAAGACCGTATCGGGGCGGACCCAGTCGATGAACAGCCGCCGCATGGCCCGGTTGGTCAGCCCCTGCATGGGGGCCAGCATCAGGGGGGGATGGCCCGGCTGCCAGGGGAGCGGGGGAGTGGGGGAGATGGACGGCGCTTCGGCCGTGTGGACGGTATGGTGCGCGTTCGGGGCCGGTTCCCTCATCTGTCCCCCCCGAGGCAGACCTGGTTCCGGCCCCTGTTCTTTGCCTTGTAGAGCGCGTTGTCTGCCGCCTTGAGCACCTCTTGGGGCGATGCCTGGCGGCCGCCCGTTTCGGCCACGCCGATGCTGACCGTCACCGATACCTCACCGGTCTTGCGCGAAGCGGAGCGGCGGCTCTTGCCCCGCTCCTCGTCCCTGGGCCGGTCCTCCCCGCGCAGGGTCATGCGGTAATCGCCGATTGCCTGGCGAAGCCGCTCCAGGTGCGGGAGCGCCTCCTTGGCGCTCTTGCCCGGAAACAGCACCGTAAACTCCTCGCCGCCGTAGCGGAACGGCGAGCCGCCCCCGGTCATGTTCATCAGGCGCGCCCCCACCATTTTCAACACCTGGTCCCCCACATCGTGACCGTAGCTGTCGTTGAAGTCTTTGAAATGGTCCACATCCACCATGGCGATGGCGTAACGACTCCCCAGGCCCGGCAGTTGCTCGTTGAGCACGCGCCGGGAGAGAAGACCGGTCAGATCGTCGCGGAACGCCATGTTGTAGGAATCCTGAATAACGGCCATGATCAGGATGAGGGCGGAAGCGGCACAGAATGTCTCCGGCACATGGGGGGACCACATCCACCGGAACACCACGAAGAGGGTGACGCAACTGGCGAATACGCTCCCCTCGATGGGGGAACCGAGGGACACCGCCCGCCGCACGGCAATGCCGGCCGCCAGGAGGATCAGGACCAGGCACAGTTGCGGCATGGCGAAGCGCTCAAGGGCCGGCCAGTTGATAAGCGGTCGCGTCAAGGCGACCCACAGGGCATGCAGGTCAAGGCGAATCGTCAACCACACGGCGCCGATCTCCGTGGCGACGAAGAGCAGGCGCATGCGCCCCGCCATGCTCCAGAACCCCTTTTCACGCATCAGGGCAACGAGGAGGATGTTGAACGGAACAACCACCGACACGGCGCGATACACGAGCCATGCCTCCGGGGTGTCGGTCCCGTGGGTGAGCTGGGTGCGAAAGAGGTGGTAACAGACCCCCACGGCCAGCAGGGCCAGGAAGACCCGTCCCCGCCGGAAATGGCAGGCAAGGAGCATCCCCACGATGTACAGCAGGTAGGTGACGAGGGGCACCAATCCCTGCTGTTCCTGCGGAAGCAGGGGGATTCGGAAGACGATGACCCAGGCGGCAAAAAGAACGGTCATCGGGACAAGAATTGTGGAGATTTTTCTGAGCATGGGAATGGCACAGAATAGCATAAAGCCGGGCGGCATCCAAGGTTCAATCTCTGGATGCCGCCCGGCTGTATCCCGTTCCCGTCATGCTGTTTGAGATGCCCGGCCCGCGCCCCGGGCGAATCGTGGCCGGGGCTGCCGGTCAGCGTCCCGGTTTTTGGAACGACCGGATCTGCTCGTTGGTTTCTTTCAGTTTCTTGTTCAATAGCTGCAGCTCTTCACGGGTGTAGACCGTTGCCCCCTTATCCCGTATCTCGGTTTGAATCCGTTGGATACGCTGCTGGATCGTATCGACCTCGCGGGCGCACTCTTTCAGAAGCATGTCGCATTCTTTTGCGCACTGGTCATCCTGATGGTTGTGCATGGTCTCATGGGTCATATCCATGGAAGCGTGATCGTCGTGTTCGTGGGCTTGGGACAGCACCGGGACGGACAGGGCCAGAACGGCGGCCAGTACTACGGTAATTTTCTTCATGGTGACGGTCTCCTTTGATCGAAAAAAATCTCGTGTGCCTTCAGGAAAGCATGCGGTGTGCCAAAACCATAACCGGCTGATATAAATGTAATTTGTATCGATGCATCGTTATCGGTGTGAAGAATATTCGACACCGTGCGGAGGATATTCCGCTGTTTGTCCTAAACTTGCGCGCATATTTGTTGTAAGATCGAAAATGGCCCAGCCGCTCTTGGGCCGAAGACAGCGAGGATACAACGGATATGCTTCACTCCACCCGAAACAAGCTTTACGCCAAGGCCAACTTCCTGGCGCTGTTCACCATCGTGTATAATTTCATTGAGGGTGCTGCTTCCATGTGGCTTGGCGCCGCCGACGAAACCCTGACGCTCTTCGGATTCGGGGTGGATTCGTTCATCGAGGTGGTTTCGGCCATCGGCGTCTGGCACATGTTGAAAAGGATCAGGGGCAACAACGGGGAAACCAGGGATGAGTTCGAGCAGCGGGCGTTGCGGATAACCGGCGGCTCCTTTTACTGCCTGGCGGCGGGCCTGTTTCTGACTGCCGTGGTGAGCATCGGCCGACAGCATAAGCCGCAGACGACGGTGTGGGGGATCGTGGTTTCGCTGGTCTCGATCTCCTTTATGTGGGCTCTGATTCACCATAAGGTCAAGGTCGGCAGGGCGCTCGATTCTGCCGCCATCCTGGCCGATGCGGCCTGTTCGCGGGCCTGTATGTACCTGTCGCTGGCCCTTCTGGCGGCCAGCCTGGGGTACGAAGTGACCGGGATCGGCAGTCTCGATGCCGTGGGCGCCATGCTGATCGCCTGGCTGAGTTGGCGGGAGGGGAGCGAGGCGTTTGGGAAGGCCAAGGGGATGACCTGCTGTTGCGCTGGGAAGTGCGGCGGGGAATAATGGCAGGGAGTCGCGGCCGCCCGGGTTGCGGCGGCCACGACTTCAAGATGTGCAATCGGGTGGATCAGGGCCTGCCGTTGGAGCCTCGCCATTGGCGCTGCTTCCCGCTACGCGCGGTTTCGGGTTTGGCGCCCGGCTTCGCCGTCGGTTGCGCCTTGGACGCTTTCGTCTCCTCCCCGGCGACCTCGCTCTTGGTCCTGAATGGTCCGGAACCGCTGGCAGGGGTTTTCGCCTGCTGCCGGGCGTGGCTTTTGGCCGCCGGCCGGCGGTTGCCCATCTCGTGGGGATGCCGCTTGAATTCCTCATCCTTCGCCGGGGCCGGAACCGTGTAGTCGAAATCCGGCAGCGTCTTGCGCTCGATCTGTTTGCCCAAGAGCTTTTCCAACGTCCTGATGGCGCCGGCGTCATCCCTGGTAACGAACGTTATGGCCTCCCCGGTGCGCTCCGCCCTGCCGGTCCGCCCGATCCTGTGCACGTAGAATTCGGCCGTCTCCGGCATATCCAGATTCAGGACCAGTCCTATCAACGATACATCGATCCCCCGGGCGGCGATATCGGTGGCAACCAGAATCCGGTACGAACCGTCCCTGAATCCGTCCATGGCTTCCTGGCGCCGGTTCTGGGAAAGGTTGCCCTGCAGCGATGCGGCCTGGTAGCCGGCCTTGACCAGCAACTCGCCGACCCGTTTCGCCCGGTGCTTGGTCCTGGTGAAGACCAGCACCGAACCCTCGGTATGCTTTTCCAGTATTTTCATCAACAGGGCCGTTTTCAGGTGCTGTTCGACCGGATACAGGGAGTGGCGCACCGTGGTGGCGGGCTTGATCGTGTCGACCTGCACCGTCACGGGAGCCTTCAGCATCTCTTCTGCCAGCTTCCGGATCTCGTCCGGCATGGTTGCCGAAAACAGGAGGGTCTGCCTCTTGGGGGGGAGTTTCTGGAGGATCTTCTTGATCGTGGGCAGAAATCCCATGTCGAACATCTGGTCGGCCTCGTCGAGGACCAGCACCTCGACATTGTCGAGCACTGCCACCCCTTGCTGCATGAGGTCGAGCAGCCGTCCGGGACAGGCCACGATGATCTCGGTGCCTTTTTTGAGGGCGGCTATCTGGGGCGTCTGGCCGACGCCGCCGTAAACCGTGGCGCTTTTCAGGCCGGTCTGCCCTGCGAACAGTCGGAAGGACGCCTCGATCTGTTCCGCAAGTTCCCGGGTCGGGGCGATGACCAGAGCGCGGGTCGCATGGCGCGCCCCCTTGCTCAGCCGATCGAGTATGGGCAGCGCGAAGGCGGCCGTCTTGCCGGTCCCGGTCTGGGCCAGGCCGAGCACATCGCGTCCCTCCATTATCTTGGGTATGGCTTCCTTCTGGATCGGTGTCGGGTGCGAGTAGCCTGCCTCGCGGATGCCGGCTGACACGGCCGGGTGAAACTTGAACTGGGTGAAACCCATAATTGCCTCTCTGTTTCCGTTGGTTTTACAAAAAAAAGCCCCGGCTATTCCGGGGCCTACGATGACGTGACGTGTTATCCGGTACTGCTAATTTAGTTAAAGATAACAGTTTTTGACAGATTATGTCAAGCGATCTGTTGGACGGTGGCCACGGGGGCGGTCTGCACCCGCGGAAATGAAAGGCCCGCGAACTTCGCGGGCCTCTGTCGACGTCTATCCTTGTGCCCTTTTCAAGGGCTATTCCGGCCGTACCGCCTGCCGGGTCTCTGCTGCACCATGATTTTCGGGTGAAACTTCCTCTATGTCTCCCCCTCCTTGTCGTGGCGGTCTGTTCCAGTAGCGCTACTGTAATTACAGTATACCTCCGGGAAACACATATGAAAAGACTGTTAAATAATTTATTTCAGTGTACAATTTCAATTTGAGCCTCATGCGGGGATGTCCGGCGGGTGTCGGGCCGCAGAACCTGCCCACAATAGAAAAAGGCGGCCCGAAGGCCGCCTTTTCCCTGTGGTTATGCGGGGCTGTGTCTCAACGCCTCACAGTATCTCCAGCAACGATACTTCGAAGGTGAGATCCTCGCCGGCCAGGGGGTGATTGGCGTCGAAAGTGACGCTCTCCGCGTTTGCCTCGATGACCATAACGCCCAGTTCTTCTTCTTCCTCATTGGCGAGCACCAGCTCGTCGCCCACCACCGGGTCCAGGTCGTCCGGGAGGTCGCTGCGCGGTACGGTGAAGATCCGCTCCTTGTCGTACTCGCCGAAGGCGCTGGCGGCCGGGATAACGACGGTCTTCTTGTCGCCCGGAGCCATGCCGACCAGGGCCTCGTCGACCTGGGGAAACAACTCCCCCTCGCCGATGGTCAGTGTCATCGGCCCGCTTTCGCACCCGCACCCGCAATCGTCATCGCCGCAGTCGCCATCTTCCTCGCAACCGCACTCATCGGAATCGCACTCGCTCTCCAGAGTTGAATCAAAAACGGTACCATCTTCCAGCGTGCCGGTGTAGTCGATTTTTACCTTGTCGCCTTGTTTTGCCTGTGCCATGTGTCTCATACCTCTCATCTGTAATGCGGCTCATCGCCGTTGTCTCTTCCTCTAAGGTACGAGAGAAGATGGTCGTTCGTCTACAAAAATCGTGCAGACCCCCACAACGCCTGGGGTGGCGGGCGGCTCCGACCGCCGGAGCCGCCCACGGTCAGGACAGGAAGGTGGAGATGGCCGCTGCGGCCTGTTTGCCGTCCCCCATGGCCAGGATGACGGTCGCCCCGCCCCGGACGATGTCGCCGCCGGCGAAGACCCCCTCAATATTGGTAAGGCCGTTCCCGTCGGCAACGATGTTGCCCCACTTGTTCAGGGCCAGATCGGGAGCCGTTGCCGTCAGGAGCGGGTTGGCCCCCGTGCCGACCGCGTTGACGATCACATCGGCCGGGACATCGTACTGGGCCCCCTCCACCGGCACCGGTTTGCGCCGGCCCGAGGCGTCCGGTTCGCCCAGTTCCATGCGCTGGCAGCGCAGGGAGGTCGCCCAGCCGTCGCCTGCGCTCAAGATGGCCACCGGCGCGGTCAGCATGAGAAACTCGACCCCCTCCTCCTTGGCGTGTTTGATCTCCTCCACGCGGGCGGGCATCTCGGCCTCGCTGCGGCGATAGACGATCATGGCCCGATCCGCGCCCAGCCGCCGGGCGGTGCGCACGCAGTCCATGGCCGTGTTGCCGCCGCCGATGACCGCCACGTTGTGCCCCTTGATGATCGGCGTACTGGCGTCGGCCAGGCGTCCGGCCCCCATCAGGTTGACCCTGGTCAGGTATTCGTTGGCCGAGTAGACCCCTTTCAGGTTCTCCCCCGGGATGTTGAGCATGGTCGGCAGACCGGCCCCGTTGGCGATGAATACCGCGTCGAATTCCTGGCGGAGTTGGGCCAGAGTGAGGGTCTTGCCGACGATCACGTTGCATTCGATGGTAACGCCCAGGGCCCGCAGGCGGTCGACCTCCACGTCGATGATCGCCTTGGGGAGGCGGAATTCGGGGATGCCGTAACGCAACACCCCGCCGGTGTCGTGCAGCGCCTCGAAGATCACCACGCCATGACCGGCGCGGGCCAACTCGCCGGCCGCGGTGAGTCCGGCCGGGCCGCACCCCACCACGGCCACCCGCTTGCCGGTAGGCGGTGGGGGTGTTTCCGCGCCGAGTCGGGCGGCGTTTTTCATGGCCCAGTCGGCCACGAAGCGCTCCAGGTAGCCGATGGCCACGGCCTCGCCCTTGATCCCGCGCACGCATTTGGCCTCGCACTGGGTTTCCTGGGGGCAGACCCGGCCGCAGACGGCGGGCAGCGCGTTGTCGTGCTGCAGGATGCGGGCGGCGCCGGGCAGGTCGTTGTCCGCCAGCCTGCCTATGAATTCGGGGATCGAGACCCCGACCGGGCACCCCTCGACGCACTGACGGTTCTTGCACTGGATGCAACGCTGCGCCTCGCGGATTGCATCGTCCTCTGCAAGCCCGCGGTTGACCTCTTCAAAGTTGGCACTGCGTATGGTTGCCGCCAATTCCGGCATCCTGGCCCGGTCGATGGCGAGACGTTCCTTGGTTGTCATGGGTGTGGTCATGGCTGCACCTGCCTGTTCAGTTTGCAATCGGCGGCCTCGTGGCCGCGATAAGTGGAAAGACGGTCAAAAAGGTTTTCGAAGTCTACCTCGTGGGCGTCGAATTCAGGCCCGTCCACGCAGGCGAACTTCGGTTCGCCTCCCACCAGCACGCGGCACCCGCCGCACATGCCGGTCCCGTCGATCATGATCGGGTTGAGGCTGACGACCGTCGTGATGCCCAAGGGGCGGGTAAGCTCGGCCACGGCCCGCATCATCGGCACCGGGCCGATGGCGAACACCGCCTTTGGGCAGGTGTCGGGATTGGCCATCAGGTCGGCCAGCTCGGCGGTAACAAACCCCTTGCGCCCCATGCTGCCGTCCTCGGTGGTGACCAGCACCTCCTTGGAAAAGGCCGACAACTCGTCCTTCAGGATGATGTAGGACTCGGCGCGGCCGCCGATGATGGTGGTTACGTCGTTGCCCGCCGCGGCAAGCGCCTTGGCCAGGGGGTAGAGGACCGCCGTCCCCACGCCGCCGCCTATGCAGGCCACCCGTCCCCACGCTTCGATGTGGGTCGGCAGACCGAGCGGTCCGGCCACGTCGCGCAGAAAGCCGCCGGCAGGTATGGCGACGATCGTGCGCGTCGATGCGCCGATAGCCTGAATGAACAGGGTGATGGTGCCGGCTGCGTTGTCGGCGTCACCGATGGTGAGGGGAATACGCTCTTCCCCCGGTGCTGAACGAACGATGACGAACTGTCCCGGTTTTCGGGACGCCGCCACCCGCGGGGCTCTGACCACCATGCGGTGGAGAGACGGTGCAAGGACGTCGTTGCTTACTACTTCGAACATGTCAATACCTGCCCAAATGAGATATACGGCCCGAAGGCCGACGATATGGTATCCGACATGGTGAAGCAAACACAAGATTGTATACGGTCGGCACACTCCGGGTGACGATCCGCTTAAGCGGCAAAATCTTGCGTTTGTCGTGGGGCACGATGCCTAGGTGGTTGGCAACGAGACGGCCGTCGTGGTAGACTTTCAAGGCATGATCGACTACGCTAAGGCGAGCCGCTGACCGGGATCGACGTGATGGCCGGCGCAGGTGAAGGGCCGGCGGAAAGGGGCTGCGGCCAATGGGCAGATTCATCGACATCGGCGCACGGGAGTGGAAGCAGGTGCGGCCGGACGTGGCCCACGGGGTGCTGGGCACGACCATCCTCGACGAGACGGTCACCATGACCGTGACCCGCGTCGTGCCGGGGAGCGGCTTTGCGGCCCATCACGA is a window from the Oryzomonas sagensis genome containing:
- a CDS encoding DUF3820 family protein, coding for MDTSVQLFDPQKLLDLAEARMPFGKYQGRLLIDLPEPYVVWFGQQGFPQGKLGDQLRTIYEIKANGLEYLFDPLR
- a CDS encoding tRNA-dihydrouridine synthase family protein, translating into MREPAPNAHHTVHTAEAPSISPTPPLPWQPGHPPLMLAPMQGLTNRAMRRLFIDWVRPDTVFTEFMRVNAAAPVRRLSATDLREIAPQEGGVPLVVQLIGHGCEALVSAARSAQAAGAAHINLNLGCPYGRMTSGLTGGGMLQRPELLEEIIFALRNAIRGGFSIKLRAGYDDPNQIFELLPLFEAAGVDFLVLHPRTVIQEYRGAADHGITARVVRQTRLPVVANGDIRTAADGTRLLEESGAVGLMLGRGAIADPLLFQRLRGSAPAEPAKAERAAMLQRYLKELLARYGELFCGETQVLNKVKGVLATFDDADFDKAVRQLRKAKTMAAFSARLTELE
- a CDS encoding sensor domain-containing diguanylate cyclase → MLRKISTILVPMTVLFAAWVIVFRIPLLPQEQQGLVPLVTYLLYIVGMLLACHFRRGRVFLALLAVGVCYHLFRTQLTHGTDTPEAWLVYRAVSVVVPFNILLVALMREKGFWSMAGRMRLLFVATEIGAVWLTIRLDLHALWVALTRPLINWPALERFAMPQLCLVLILLAAGIAVRRAVSLGSPIEGSVFASCVTLFVVFRWMWSPHVPETFCAASALILIMAVIQDSYNMAFRDDLTGLLSRRVLNEQLPGLGSRYAIAMVDVDHFKDFNDSYGHDVGDQVLKMVGARLMNMTGGGSPFRYGGEEFTVLFPGKSAKEALPHLERLRQAIGDYRMTLRGEDRPRDEERGKSRRSASRKTGEVSVTVSIGVAETGGRQASPQEVLKAADNALYKAKNRGRNQVCLGGDR
- a CDS encoding cation transporter, encoding MLHSTRNKLYAKANFLALFTIVYNFIEGAASMWLGAADETLTLFGFGVDSFIEVVSAIGVWHMLKRIRGNNGETRDEFEQRALRITGGSFYCLAAGLFLTAVVSIGRQHKPQTTVWGIVVSLVSISFMWALIHHKVKVGRALDSAAILADAACSRACMYLSLALLAASLGYEVTGIGSLDAVGAMLIAWLSWREGSEAFGKAKGMTCCCAGKCGGE
- a CDS encoding DEAD/DEAH box helicase, whose product is MGFTQFKFHPAVSAGIREAGYSHPTPIQKEAIPKIMEGRDVLGLAQTGTGKTAAFALPILDRLSKGARHATRALVIAPTRELAEQIEASFRLFAGQTGLKSATVYGGVGQTPQIAALKKGTEIIVACPGRLLDLMQQGVAVLDNVEVLVLDEADQMFDMGFLPTIKKILQKLPPKRQTLLFSATMPDEIRKLAEEMLKAPVTVQVDTIKPATTVRHSLYPVEQHLKTALLMKILEKHTEGSVLVFTRTKHRAKRVGELLVKAGYQAASLQGNLSQNRRQEAMDGFRDGSYRILVATDIAARGIDVSLIGLVLNLDMPETAEFYVHRIGRTGRAERTGEAITFVTRDDAGAIRTLEKLLGKQIERKTLPDFDYTVPAPAKDEEFKRHPHEMGNRRPAAKSHARQQAKTPASGSGPFRTKSEVAGEETKASKAQPTAKPGAKPETARSGKQRQWRGSNGRP
- a CDS encoding FKBP-type peptidyl-prolyl cis-trans isomerase encodes the protein MAQAKQGDKVKIDYTGTLEDGTVFDSTLESECDSDECGCEEDGDCGDDDCGCGCESGPMTLTIGEGELFPQVDEALVGMAPGDKKTVVIPAASAFGEYDKERIFTVPRSDLPDDLDPVVGDELVLANEEEEELGVMVIEANAESVTFDANHPLAGEDLTFEVSLLEIL
- the gltA gene encoding NADPH-dependent glutamate synthase, whose amino-acid sequence is MTTPMTTKERLAIDRARMPELAATIRSANFEEVNRGLAEDDAIREAQRCIQCKNRQCVEGCPVGVSIPEFIGRLADNDLPGAARILQHDNALPAVCGRVCPQETQCEAKCVRGIKGEAVAIGYLERFVADWAMKNAARLGAETPPPPTGKRVAVVGCGPAGLTAAGELARAGHGVVIFEALHDTGGVLRYGIPEFRLPKAIIDVEVDRLRALGVTIECNVIVGKTLTLAQLRQEFDAVFIANGAGLPTMLNIPGENLKGVYSANEYLTRVNLMGAGRLADASTPIIKGHNVAVIGGGNTAMDCVRTARRLGADRAMIVYRRSEAEMPARVEEIKHAKEEGVEFLMLTAPVAILSAGDGWATSLRCQRMELGEPDASGRRKPVPVEGAQYDVPADVIVNAVGTGANPLLTATAPDLALNKWGNIVADGNGLTNIEGVFAGGDIVRGGATVILAMGDGKQAAAAISTFLS
- a CDS encoding sulfide/dihydroorotate dehydrogenase-like FAD/NAD-binding protein, coding for MFEVVSNDVLAPSLHRMVVRAPRVAASRKPGQFVIVRSAPGEERIPLTIGDADNAAGTITLFIQAIGASTRTIVAIPAGGFLRDVAGPLGLPTHIEAWGRVACIGGGVGTAVLYPLAKALAAAGNDVTTIIGGRAESYIILKDELSAFSKEVLVTTEDGSMGRKGFVTAELADLMANPDTCPKAVFAIGPVPMMRAVAELTRPLGITTVVSLNPIMIDGTGMCGGCRVLVGGEPKFACVDGPEFDAHEVDFENLFDRLSTYRGHEAADCKLNRQVQP